A genomic window from Archaeoglobus profundus DSM 5631 includes:
- a CDS encoding Trp family transcriptional regulator, whose product MKVHKEKYEKCVEMLRQGYSYRQIAKKLKLSISQINQIAKDLEIMVDLEVNKRKLKELENKINELEEYKAKLEKEIKEKEKLIDEIVEVAKLKKEAIGTLKLFDKAFQSILSNPYIHYLALSDDNFRDLIVKANKIHEAVKKL is encoded by the coding sequence ATGAAAGTTCATAAAGAGAAATATGAAAAATGTGTAGAAATGTTAAGGCAAGGATACTCTTACAGACAAATAGCTAAGAAGCTAAAGCTATCAATATCTCAGATTAATCAAATTGCTAAAGATTTAGAAATAATGGTTGATTTAGAAGTTAATAAGAGGAAACTGAAAGAATTAGAGAATAAGATTAATGAATTGGAAGAATATAAAGCTAAATTAGAGAAGGAAATAAAAGAGAAAGAGAAGCTAATAGATGAAATAGTAGAAGTTGCTAAGCTTAAGAAAGAAGCTATAGGAACTCTTAAACTGTTCGATAAAGCTTTCCAATCAATCCTGTCAAATCCGTACATCCATTACTTAGCTTTATCAGATGATAATTTTAGAGACTTAATAGTTAAAGCTAATAAAATTCATGAAGCTGTTAAAAAGTTATAG
- a CDS encoding winged helix-turn-helix domain-containing protein, with protein sequence MDWSKYSFVIRAKNRKAVLLCLSNPKTPAQIAKELNLSLPHVSRALKELEKEGLIECLTPNEKVGRVYKRTMIGEEIANFIKKIC encoded by the coding sequence ATGGATTGGTCAAAATACAGCTTTGTCATTAGAGCTAAAAACCGGAAAGCTGTTCTATTATGTTTATCTAATCCAAAAACTCCTGCTCAAATTGCTAAGGAGCTTAATTTAAGCTTACCTCACGTAAGTAGGGCTTTAAAGGAACTTGAAAAAGAGGGTTTAATTGAGTGTTTAACACCAAATGAAAAAGTTGGAAGAGTTTACAAGAGAACTATGATTGGAGAGGAAATTGCTAACTTTATAAAAAAGATTTGTTAA
- a CDS encoding integrase has translation MKEVRDANVNVGTMLRRIGGWDVHHILSQGPDLNRGQGICSGLREEKIKNRVISIGCSSKESNIDEIRYDEVRKDFINWLYEKCSKEHADKQIYYLDKYLPDRIRNPKELFEIIRKVEKGKRHFCVGLRNLLNFYEAFDLMNEESLMKYRKIVKIPKTNQDEYVPEDSKVIEVFRKFKDERYKILFKLLAFSGIRLREALHLLRTFDSNKLITNDKIAKYPLGLDRGSKKSYYAYLPLEFSNELRRMELDEDAVSQYFAKKGLPAKYLRKWNYNFLILNGVPESVADFIQGRASITVGSMHYLAKVKQADEWYSRIISKLLNLFK, from the coding sequence TTGAAGGAGGTTAGAGATGCTAATGTTAATGTAGGCACCATGTTAAGAAGAATTGGAGGCTGGGATGTGCATCATATTTTAAGCCAGGGCCCGGATTTGAACCGGGGTCAGGGGATCTGCAGTGGGTTAAGAGAAGAGAAAATTAAGAATAGAGTAATTTCAATAGGATGTAGCTCAAAAGAAAGCAATATAGATGAGATAAGATATGATGAAGTTAGGAAAGATTTTATCAATTGGTTATATGAAAAATGTTCTAAAGAACATGCAGATAAGCAAATCTATTATCTCGATAAGTATCTTCCAGATAGAATCAGAAATCCGAAAGAACTGTTTGAAATAATTAGGAAAGTCGAGAAAGGGAAACGACATTTTTGTGTTGGATTAAGAAATCTATTGAATTTCTATGAAGCTTTCGACTTAATGAACGAAGAAAGCTTAATGAAATATCGTAAAATTGTAAAGATTCCAAAGACCAACCAAGATGAATACGTTCCCGAAGATTCTAAAGTCATTGAAGTATTTAGAAAATTCAAAGATGAAAGATATAAAATTCTCTTTAAACTCTTAGCTTTCTCAGGAATAAGATTAAGAGAAGCACTACACCTACTGAGAACATTTGACTCAAATAAGCTAATAACTAATGATAAAATAGCTAAATATCCATTAGGACTTGATAGAGGAAGTAAGAAATCCTATTATGCTTATCTCCCTCTAGAATTCTCTAATGAGCTTAGAAGAATGGAATTAGATGAAGATGCAGTCTCACAATATTTTGCAAAGAAAGGATTACCAGCTAAATATCTAAGAAAATGGAACTACAACTTCCTTATCTTAAATGGAGTTCCAGAATCAGTAGCTGATTTTATACAAGGAAGAGCTTCAATTACAGTTGGTTCTATGCATTATCTTGCAAAGGTAAAACAAGCTGATGAATGGTATTCTAGAATAATTAGTAAGTTACTAAATTTATTTAAATAA
- a CDS encoding hydrophobe/amphiphile efflux-3 (HAE3) family transporter, with protein sequence MSFEDFLEKVSRFVAKRPGFIVSVTALVVIIFLISASQTEFTSLEYKNMFPIGDPVYKDLELYQKDFGIRAEGVYIMIKGDDVVNREVYEYMLKLGENLKNIDGVGGVTSPASIIAELNGGVLPSDNSQLKRLTELYAYHLVPKKTLALISITITVTDPDKTMELAEQIERVVKFTDRPTGITAEVTGSPVLSYQITQTTQKETGMTTMASIIAMIILLIVTFSGAVRKKYTAFMPLVISVFSVIVVVGLLPLTGIKLDTMISASLPILIGLAIEYAAQIQNRYEHERMRGVDRDNSIVISVTKTGLAVILAMITTVIGFMSMATTLIPEFAIFGGSISLGLVIAYIFSITSLPAILKILDKEETTKVKEKKEVGILEKVLTSIASLTASKPKAILALALIIVIVGAYANTQIELETDTKKYFPENLPAMVKFNELEEVMGKQYIYTVVLSVDEVGVDELKRLDELGNYIVNKEDMVYRCDSLSSLIKEYLGKLPESDAELSTVLSMIPKDVLKRYISGHTLALYLYTSADTHDKRVELTEYLKRDVRFFEWHEGYYITGQPAIMAHLGEIMLNSQTQMTLVSYGLIVLLLFATYRSITRAVVPLVAITTVIGVLNTTMFAMGMKQTFMSIAINSITLGLGIDFSIHMAERYAEERQKYSPEKAVTVAIEETGKAIVTSALTMAGGFGALMLSSFPMLWNFGFLSVIAIIFSLIGALTVVPAFLMIVERFRRTDVMDSVANALSRAT encoded by the coding sequence GTGAGTTTCGAGGATTTCCTCGAAAAAGTTTCGAGATTTGTCGCAAAAAGACCGGGATTTATAGTTTCGGTTACAGCTTTAGTCGTTATAATCTTTCTAATTTCTGCTTCGCAAACAGAGTTCACATCGCTCGAATACAAAAACATGTTTCCCATAGGCGATCCGGTTTACAAAGATCTCGAGCTATATCAAAAGGATTTCGGAATCCGTGCTGAGGGAGTTTACATAATGATAAAGGGCGACGATGTTGTGAACAGGGAAGTCTACGAATACATGCTCAAATTGGGAGAGAATTTAAAGAACATTGATGGCGTTGGAGGTGTAACATCCCCAGCTTCGATAATCGCCGAGCTGAACGGAGGAGTTCTGCCAAGCGATAATTCTCAGCTTAAACGTTTGACGGAACTCTACGCGTATCATCTCGTTCCTAAAAAAACGCTTGCGCTGATATCCATAACTATAACGGTTACAGACCCCGATAAAACGATGGAACTTGCTGAGCAGATAGAGAGGGTCGTAAAATTCACAGACAGACCCACTGGTATAACAGCTGAAGTCACCGGATCCCCTGTATTAAGCTACCAGATCACCCAAACGACTCAGAAAGAGACGGGAATGACAACGATGGCTTCGATAATTGCGATGATAATTCTGCTTATCGTAACTTTCAGTGGAGCTGTTAGGAAAAAATACACTGCTTTCATGCCTCTCGTTATTTCCGTATTCTCTGTAATAGTCGTAGTCGGTCTTCTACCCCTTACTGGCATAAAGCTCGACACGATGATATCCGCATCTCTACCGATACTCATAGGATTGGCAATTGAATATGCCGCGCAGATTCAGAACAGATACGAACACGAGAGAATGAGGGGAGTTGACAGGGATAATTCGATTGTAATATCTGTGACAAAAACTGGTTTAGCTGTGATCCTTGCCATGATTACCACAGTCATAGGCTTTATGTCCATGGCTACAACTTTGATCCCAGAATTTGCAATTTTCGGGGGAAGCATATCTTTGGGTCTGGTAATAGCCTACATCTTTTCGATAACATCACTACCAGCAATTTTAAAGATACTGGATAAGGAAGAAACAACCAAAGTAAAGGAAAAGAAAGAAGTCGGAATTTTGGAGAAAGTTCTAACTTCTATAGCATCTCTTACCGCTTCAAAGCCGAAGGCCATACTTGCCTTAGCTCTGATAATCGTAATAGTTGGTGCCTATGCGAACACACAGATAGAGCTTGAGACTGACACCAAGAAATATTTCCCAGAGAATCTACCAGCTATGGTGAAATTCAACGAGCTTGAAGAAGTAATGGGTAAGCAGTACATCTATACAGTCGTTCTGTCCGTCGATGAGGTGGGAGTTGACGAGCTCAAAAGATTGGACGAGCTTGGAAATTACATAGTGAACAAGGAGGACATGGTTTACAGGTGTGACTCGCTCTCGTCGCTGATAAAGGAGTATCTAGGCAAGTTGCCAGAGAGTGATGCTGAGCTTTCGACAGTTTTGAGCATGATTCCAAAGGATGTTCTTAAGAGATACATCTCGGGCCACACACTCGCCTTATACCTATACACATCAGCGGACACTCACGACAAAAGGGTGGAGCTTACGGAATATCTCAAAAGGGATGTAAGATTCTTTGAATGGCACGAAGGTTACTACATAACTGGACAGCCAGCTATAATGGCACATCTTGGTGAAATTATGCTAAACAGCCAGACTCAGATGACGCTGGTTTCCTATGGGCTTATCGTTCTACTGCTCTTTGCAACCTACCGTTCAATAACGAGGGCAGTAGTTCCTTTAGTTGCGATTACCACAGTGATCGGTGTTCTAAACACGACAATGTTTGCAATGGGGATGAAGCAGACGTTTATGTCTATAGCCATAAACTCGATAACTCTCGGTTTAGGAATAGACTTCTCAATCCACATGGCTGAGAGGTATGCTGAAGAAAGGCAGAAGTATTCGCCAGAAAAAGCAGTCACAGTTGCAATAGAGGAGACTGGAAAAGCTATAGTTACCTCAGCTCTAACAATGGCCGGTGGATTCGGTGCTCTAATGCTCTCAAGCTTCCCGATGCTATGGAACTTCGGCTTTCTTTCGGTAATAGCTATAATTTTCAGCCTGATTGGAGCTTTAACAGTGGTTCCAGCGTTCCTCATGATTGTAGAGAGATTCAGAAGAACTGACGTAATGGACAGCGTTGCAAATGCGTTGAGTAGAGCTACTTAA
- a CDS encoding COG1361 S-layer family protein: protein MKVRIVLLALIVSFLIVATMPVQALEYEEKPNVTAYIVGSNYLDRGEQKTVYIAIYNPAERKKVDYFDQEEAAFFAGKEDMLFTAYNVEVRLEGNEYIEVKTPTQKIPALPPLQPVNLAFIVKVKDEAKAGKYELKLKVSFDIIDDLVYVDTFNPTWMPTQKQVKDEDEANATYTYEYEMLTEHYKLRYEHLSFEIPIEVYVEEKDVRLDIVNVNAENMVGKSKGKLVVEVKNVGEKTAKNAYLVLETPSGFKASALSLSQAQTMSAMPAMAVPGTQMANAPSMPMGMPAQVASMPSTTSQPAYYVGELRPNDVAKAIFYIRIDTKDEGNYTFKVKAVYLDEYGNIAESDPVPFGVYVSKAPDFEVKSVESKVFVNAKGDVVVTLVPEMDLKDVSVYLTTKPPLSVLSAEYYLGDVQAGKEYTAVFKVQASDEAKPVIYPAEIKLKYRSMDEYFYTDSKSIGIKINPKMKFEVYGTPKIAAGSEGIVTFTIKNVGNFTIREATARLTITDPFSSDDDTAYIGTLKPGESAEIKFKLSVDADATPKKYGLNLEVKYKDLEDEWAISEPTKAVIEVVPPKPPYGAIALIAILAIVAVGYYLRRRRK, encoded by the coding sequence ATGAAAGTTAGAATCGTTCTTCTTGCCCTCATCGTGTCTTTCCTTATTGTAGCAACAATGCCTGTGCAAGCATTGGAGTATGAAGAAAAGCCAAACGTAACAGCGTACATCGTAGGCTCAAACTACTTGGATAGGGGTGAGCAGAAGACTGTATATATAGCAATATACAATCCGGCGGAAAGAAAGAAAGTCGACTACTTTGACCAAGAGGAGGCTGCTTTCTTCGCTGGGAAAGAAGACATGCTCTTCACAGCATACAACGTCGAAGTTAGGCTTGAAGGTAACGAATACATCGAAGTTAAGACTCCAACACAAAAAATTCCCGCTTTACCACCTTTACAGCCAGTAAACCTTGCATTCATTGTTAAAGTCAAAGATGAAGCAAAGGCTGGCAAGTACGAGTTGAAGCTGAAAGTTAGCTTTGACATAATTGACGATCTTGTCTATGTGGATACATTCAATCCGACATGGATGCCAACTCAAAAGCAGGTGAAGGATGAAGACGAGGCTAATGCAACATACACCTACGAATACGAGATGTTAACTGAGCACTATAAACTCAGATACGAGCATTTGAGCTTTGAAATCCCAATAGAGGTCTATGTGGAAGAGAAGGACGTTAGACTTGACATTGTCAACGTGAATGCCGAGAACATGGTTGGCAAAAGTAAGGGAAAATTGGTCGTTGAAGTGAAAAACGTTGGCGAGAAAACTGCTAAAAATGCTTATCTTGTCCTAGAAACACCATCTGGCTTTAAGGCTTCTGCTTTAAGCTTATCGCAAGCTCAAACCATGTCAGCGATGCCAGCGATGGCTGTACCGGGAACACAAATGGCAAATGCTCCTTCCATGCCTATGGGAATGCCAGCACAAGTAGCTTCAATGCCTTCAACAACATCTCAGCCAGCTTACTACGTGGGCGAACTGAGGCCGAATGATGTTGCAAAGGCAATCTTTTACATCAGGATTGATACTAAAGACGAAGGGAATTACACGTTTAAGGTCAAAGCAGTTTACTTGGACGAATACGGTAACATCGCTGAAAGTGATCCAGTTCCGTTTGGAGTTTACGTTTCAAAAGCTCCTGACTTCGAAGTTAAATCTGTTGAGAGCAAGGTCTTTGTAAATGCAAAGGGCGATGTGGTGGTAACATTAGTTCCAGAAATGGATTTAAAGGACGTCAGTGTCTACCTAACGACAAAACCGCCCCTCTCCGTTCTGAGCGCAGAATACTATCTTGGCGACGTTCAAGCTGGAAAGGAATATACGGCTGTGTTTAAAGTACAGGCATCGGATGAAGCAAAGCCCGTAATCTATCCAGCGGAGATCAAGCTGAAATACAGAAGCATGGACGAATACTTCTACACCGATTCGAAAAGTATAGGAATAAAGATAAATCCGAAGATGAAATTTGAGGTTTATGGAACTCCGAAAATTGCAGCTGGGAGCGAGGGGATAGTTACATTCACTATCAAAAACGTTGGAAACTTTACGATAAGAGAGGCTACTGCGAGGTTAACTATAACAGATCCCTTCTCTTCAGACGATGATACAGCATACATAGGAACGTTAAAGCCGGGAGAATCAGCAGAGATAAAATTCAAGCTAAGTGTAGATGCGGATGCAACCCCCAAGAAATACGGGCTGAACTTGGAAGTCAAATACAAGGATTTAGAGGATGAGTGGGCCATAAGCGAGCCTACCAAGGCAGTAATTGAGGTAGTCCCACCAAAACCGCCATACGGTGCAATTGCTCTAATTGCAATATTAGCTATTGTAGCAGTTGGTTATTACCTGAGGAGGCGTAGGAAGTGA
- a CDS encoding TrmB family transcriptional regulator: MKITEVLKYFGLSEYEAKALYVLLLHGELTAKDIAELSGIPRTSVYDVMNLLESKGLVVSYGKPLRFRAIEADEIVKIFSGIVLDRLDLLKKELSRLRGGASEEVRVYKGEATLSILRTLVSEARERIVALLSYITDDMAEILNSAKCRVTVVSSNASRVKGECYEFQRKEKLLEKVKGLCHGILIFDDRAAMIVFMNGIALSIVSYDERLVLFLKMLVNSLIEFFRDVRT; the protein is encoded by the coding sequence ATGAAGATTACGGAGGTCCTCAAATACTTCGGACTCAGTGAGTATGAAGCAAAGGCTCTGTACGTTTTACTGCTCCACGGTGAGCTGACTGCAAAGGACATTGCGGAGCTGAGTGGGATTCCGCGCACCTCCGTTTATGACGTAATGAATCTGCTTGAATCGAAAGGTTTGGTGGTATCTTACGGAAAGCCTCTGAGATTTAGGGCGATAGAGGCTGATGAGATAGTAAAGATATTTTCGGGCATAGTTCTGGACAGACTCGATTTGCTGAAGAAGGAACTTTCTAGACTGAGAGGTGGAGCTTCCGAAGAGGTGAGAGTTTATAAGGGAGAGGCTACGCTCAGCATTCTGCGGACATTGGTGAGTGAGGCAAGAGAAAGAATAGTCGCTTTACTATCATACATCACAGACGACATGGCAGAAATACTGAACTCAGCTAAGTGCAGAGTTACAGTTGTCTCTTCGAATGCCTCCAGAGTTAAGGGAGAATGTTACGAGTTCCAAAGAAAAGAAAAGCTTTTGGAGAAAGTCAAGGGTTTGTGTCATGGCATACTGATCTTCGATGACAGAGCGGCGATGATCGTGTTCATGAACGGAATAGCTTTATCTATCGTGAGTTACGATGAGAGGCTTGTTCTGTTCTTGAAGATGCTCGTGAACTCGCTTATCGAGTTCTTCAGGGATGTAAGGACTTGA
- the queC gene encoding 7-cyano-7-deazaguanine synthase QueC, protein MPVLIMSGGIDSSTLLWYLMKRYDEIYVITYIYGQRHAREVEHAKMIVEKAREKAKIHHEIADISCIQRLIAKGALTGNEEVPEGFYTDESQKKTIVPNRNMILLAIAVGYAVKVGEREVYYAAHKSDYATYPDCRKEFVKALDTAVYLATIFDPVVIKAPFVDMTKADIVKLGLKLGVPYELTWSCYRGEERPCLRCGTCLERTEAFLINGVKDPALSDEEWKRAVEIYERFKGGSR, encoded by the coding sequence ATGCCCGTGTTGATAATGAGCGGTGGTATCGATAGCTCGACGTTGCTCTGGTATCTGATGAAAAGATACGATGAAATTTACGTCATTACATACATCTACGGGCAGAGGCATGCGAGGGAAGTAGAGCATGCGAAGATGATAGTTGAAAAAGCGAGAGAAAAGGCTAAAATTCATCACGAAATTGCAGATATTTCCTGCATTCAAAGATTGATTGCTAAGGGTGCTTTGACTGGTAATGAGGAAGTTCCAGAAGGGTTCTACACTGATGAGAGCCAGAAGAAGACGATAGTGCCAAACAGAAACATGATCCTTTTGGCTATTGCTGTAGGGTACGCTGTGAAGGTTGGTGAAAGAGAAGTTTACTACGCTGCACACAAGTCTGATTATGCAACATACCCTGACTGCAGAAAGGAGTTCGTTAAAGCTTTAGATACTGCTGTCTACTTAGCCACAATCTTTGATCCTGTGGTAATTAAGGCACCGTTTGTGGACATGACAAAGGCCGATATCGTTAAGCTCGGCTTGAAGTTGGGTGTTCCCTATGAGCTTACTTGGAGTTGTTATAGGGGTGAGGAGAGACCCTGTCTTAGGTGTGGAACATGCCTCGAAAGGACTGAAGCTTTCTTAATAAACGGAGTAAAGGATCCTGCTTTGAGCGATGAGGAGTGGAAAAGAGCTGTTGAGATTTATGAGAGGTTTAAAGGTGGAAGTAGGTGA